GAATGCGGAACTCTCCCGGCAACGATGGCAAATCAAAGCTTACCTGATCGCTTCCGTCTTCCTATTCATTTTGGCAGGTGTGGTAGGCGTTGGGTATCGGATTGTAAGCCATTCCAATAAACAAATCACGGAACAGAAACGGGTGCTGGAACAGATGGATACAGCAAAGAACCGATTATTTTCCATAGTGGCCCATGACCTGAAGGCTCCCGTAAGATCCCTGCAACGTTCTCAACAAAAAATGGCAGCTGCTGCCAGTGCCCAAGACAAAGAAACATTATTGGCACTTGCTTCAGTAAATGGCCATCTGCTGAATGCCACTCAGAACTTATTGAACAACCTGCTGCAGTGGTCACTTGATCAAACCAATCAGGTTCACCTGATGAGAGAATCAATCGAACCAGGACGTCTGATAGAGCAGGTGTTGTACGATTATGAGCCCATGTTTCAGGAGAAGGGGATCGATCTTGAGACTGATTTTGTAAGCGGATCTATGGTGTTGGTGGATATTCAAAGCATGAAGGTGGTGTTTAGAAACCTGTTGGATAATGCACTTAAGTTTACCCCAAAGGGAGGAAGAGTACATATTGCTACATCAACTCGCGGAGATATGGTCAGAATAGCCATAGAGGACACTGGCTGCGGGATGGAGCAAGAGGTTGTTGATCGTTTGTTTGAAATCAGTCAGGCGAAAATTCAGACAGGAACGGATGGTACAACAGGTACCGGGCTTGGAATGATCCTGTGTCAGGCCTTTGTCTCACGAAATGGGGGAACCATTGAGGTGGAAAGTCAGGTTGGAAAGGGGACCATTATAACGTTGAATCTACCCAGGATAGCGGAGACCTAAATATGGAAAAAATAAGAGTTTTGATCATTGAAGATGAGGCCGACCAGGCCGATGAGCTTAAGGTGTTTCTGGAAAAGGGAGGGTATTCAGTTTGCGGGATAGCTGATAACCTGACAGAGGGACTTGGCCTCTTTTATGCATTGAAGCCTGACCTGGTTGTGGCCGATATCTATTTGAAGGGCAATCCGGAGGGTATTTCCTTTGCAGAAAGAATGGGTGAGAACATGAATACCGCCAGACCATTGATTTTTCTCACCCAGCATGCAGATTTTGAGACATTTAGACAGGCTAAACTTGTGTCCCCTTACAGCTATCTCCTGAAGCCTTTCAATCCATTGGAGCTCCAGTATGCCATAGAACTGGCCATGGAGAAATTCGCTTCGCAACCTGGAGGGCTAAGTATAAAAGAGAATGCCCTTTTGATGGAGGAGAGTCTGTTTGTCAAGCATAAGCAGTCATTGATTAAAATTCCCATCTCCAATATTGAATATGTGGAAGTGGATGGAAAGTACTGTAAAATCAATGCCAGAGAAGGAAGTTTTTTGGTTCAGCTTTCTTTGGTGAAAATGGAAGAAAAATTACAAGCTTATCACTTTTTAAGAATTCACAGAAACTATATCATCAACCTTAATGAGATCAGACAAATACATCTCACGGATAATCAGGTGATTTTGAACGGAGAAAGGGCACTTCCGGTGAGCCATACCTATAAGGACATACTGATGAAGCGCTTTGATGTACTGAGGTAAGTACTAATCATTTATGAGCCTGAGCGCTTCATGGACAGTGCAAGCCACATCTAGTTTTTCGACTGATGAACTACCCCTTCCTTACAAACTCCGACTTGAGGGACATGGCGCCAAAGCCGTCAATCTTGCAGTCGATGTTGTGGTCACCGTCGGTCAGTCTGATGTTTTTCACCTTCGTTCCTGCTTTGATGGCTTTGGGAGCTCCCTTCACCGGCAGGTCTTTGATGACTACTACAGTATCACCATCCTCGAGCACATTGCCATTGGCATCTTTGATCACGGAGGTGTCAGCGGCTGCTTCAGCCTGCGGATCCCATTCATGTCCACACTCAGGACACATCAGGAGCGTATCAGAAGGGTAGGCGTATGGCGACTTGCAGGCGGGACATGGAGGGAATTCAGACATAAGAACGATTATTTGAAAGCGCAAAGGTAAACTTTTAGGCGACCTAATGGGGGTTTAGATGCTGAGTTAAGAATAATCGTTGGTGAGACTTATTCGGATTTAATCTTCATTAGAGGTAGGAGTGGGATGGTTTCGATCAGCTCCAGAGACTGTACCATACTTACTGTTTTGTTTTTATACTTTAAGAAATGCTCGGTTTTGAGATGCGACTGATAGGCAGATTCACTGGCATAGATTTCTAAAATTGTGAAACGGTTTGGTCGGTCTTTTTCTGACACAGCATATAGTGTCAACACACCTGGTTCTAAAGCAAGAGAGGCTTCAATCTCCTCTTTTAATAGCGCCTTGTAATCCTCCAGGTGGATGGAGTCGATCACGAGTTGGGCAAGGCGTACTTTATGACTTTGACCCTGAACAGGTAAATAAGATGCGCAGAATAAGAGAAAACCAGTAAGGATTAGGCTTTTCATTGACAGGTGTTTTTATTTAAGGTTGGAGCATACTCATTAAGTATTCAAGACACACGATTAGCCCAAAGCAACACCTTCCTTGAGAAAAGGCTGGTGATAATAACGTTTGCCGGATGACTTGTACAGGGCATTGGCCACCGCACCAAAGATGGGAGGGAAGGGTGGCTCCCCCAATCCTGTTGGATCAATTTCATTTTTGACAAAATGGACATCAATGGATTCAGGTGCTTCATTCATCCTGATCATTCGGTATCGGTCGAAGTTGGTTTTTTCTGGTACCCCATTTCTGAAGGTCATCTCTCCATAAAACGCATTGCCAATTCCGTCAATGATGGCACCCTCAGCCATGTTGGCTGCTGCATCCGGATTTACTACTATGCCACAGTCAAGTGCACAGGTGACCTTCTTTACCTTCAGTTTTCCATTCTCCCGGCTTAACTCCAGCACATGAGCGGCATAGCTGTTGTGGCAAAAATAGGCCGCTACCCCACGATGAACCCCCGGCCGTGGTTGGCTCAAGTTAGATTGATCCCGTACAAGCTCAAGCACTCCAGCATATCGGTCTGCTTCGTAATCATTTTGTTCGCCCACAGGATTGTGTTTAGCACGGGTAAGCAAATCCAATCGGAATTGAATAGGATCTTGCCCGGCTGCTTCGGCTACTTCATCCAGAAATGATTGCTCAGCTCCTCCCAAAAAATTTGATCTTGGAGCCCTGAATGCCCCAATGGTGATATTAGAGTTAACAGACCATTCCTCTGCAAGGTAATGATCCACAGCCCCGGCAGGAAATCTGTTGGCTGCTCCTCGTCCAAGCGGGCTTTCGGGTATCCCACCTGCTTTTACATGGTATGCAACTAGTTGGTTGTTTTCATCCAATGCAGCTCGATAGGTAGCCATGTAGGTGGGGCGGTATACACCAAAAGTCATGTCGTCTTCTCGCATGTAAACAAGCTTGACGGGACGATTTACTTTCTGACTAATCACCGCAGCTTCCACCATATAGTGACCGTAAGCACGCCTGCCGAATCCGCCGCCCATGCGCGTCATGACGATCTCTATTTTATCCAGGGGCAGTCCGAGTCTGGCGGAAAGTGTGCCTTCGATCAGCTCGGGAGCCTGAATGGGTGCACTAATGATGGCCCTCTCGGCGGTCACATCCGCCACACAGTTGATTGGCTCCATTGGGTTGTGAGCCAGAAACGGTGCAGTGTAGGTTCTTTCAATGACTTTGGCAGCCGAGGTGAAGGCCTTGTCCGGGTCGCCATCCTTACGGAGCAGGGTGCAAGGCCTTGACGCTCTTTCCTGCATAGCTGTCAGGTGACTGTCACTGTTTTCAAGGCCGGCTGGAACCTCTCTTGTTTGTTTATTACCAAAAGCATCTACCGAAAAGGAGTATGAATCAAAAGGTTCCCATTCAACTTGCAATGCTTTTTTGGCATTCATCACCTCCCAAGTGCTATTGCCTACAATAGCGACCAATTCAGGGAATGTATTGGTGTCAAAGTAATTCTGCACATAATCATCCTGA
This Marinoscillum sp. 108 DNA region includes the following protein-coding sequences:
- a CDS encoding LytTR family DNA-binding domain-containing protein, which gives rise to MEKIRVLIIEDEADQADELKVFLEKGGYSVCGIADNLTEGLGLFYALKPDLVVADIYLKGNPEGISFAERMGENMNTARPLIFLTQHADFETFRQAKLVSPYSYLLKPFNPLELQYAIELAMEKFASQPGGLSIKENALLMEESLFVKHKQSLIKIPISNIEYVEVDGKYCKINAREGSFLVQLSLVKMEEKLQAYHFLRIHRNYIINLNEIRQIHLTDNQVILNGERALPVSHTYKDILMKRFDVLR
- a CDS encoding zinc ribbon domain-containing protein YjdM, with the translated sequence MSEFPPCPACKSPYAYPSDTLLMCPECGHEWDPQAEAAADTSVIKDANGNVLEDGDTVVVIKDLPVKGAPKAIKAGTKVKNIRLTDGDHNIDCKIDGFGAMSLKSEFVRKG
- a CDS encoding putative quinol monooxygenase, coding for MKSLILTGFLLFCASYLPVQGQSHKVRLAQLVIDSIHLEDYKALLKEEIEASLALEPGVLTLYAVSEKDRPNRFTILEIYASESAYQSHLKTEHFLKYKNKTVSMVQSLELIETIPLLPLMKIKSE
- a CDS encoding xanthine dehydrogenase family protein molybdopterin-binding subunit yields the protein MTLLKTKVGRRAFIKTSALAGGGLMISFSWLASCGPGIKEAEVLAMSDEWFDLNAYLKIGENGVTTIMCPNPEFGQNVKTSMPMIVAEELDMDWEKVIVEMAPFNTSLYDRQFTGGSQGIRRSWNVLRMAGATARQMLKQAAANAWGVPLEEITTASATVKHEASGQSATYGELVSAASKLPTPAEVQLKEVKDFTIVGNSKKNVDARKIVTGTPMYSLDINQEGMLTAMIVHPPAFGMKLKSFNADSVKDMPGIKEVFSFKTFQDDYVQNYFDTNTFPELVAIVGNSTWEVMNAKKALQVEWEPFDSYSFSVDAFGNKQTREVPAGLENSDSHLTAMQERASRPCTLLRKDGDPDKAFTSAAKVIERTYTAPFLAHNPMEPINCVADVTAERAIISAPIQAPELIEGTLSARLGLPLDKIEIVMTRMGGGFGRRAYGHYMVEAAVISQKVNRPVKLVYMREDDMTFGVYRPTYMATYRAALDENNQLVAYHVKAGGIPESPLGRGAANRFPAGAVDHYLAEEWSVNSNITIGAFRAPRSNFLGGAEQSFLDEVAEAAGQDPIQFRLDLLTRAKHNPVGEQNDYEADRYAGVLELVRDQSNLSQPRPGVHRGVAAYFCHNSYAAHVLELSRENGKLKVKKVTCALDCGIVVNPDAAANMAEGAIIDGIGNAFYGEMTFRNGVPEKTNFDRYRMIRMNEAPESIDVHFVKNEIDPTGLGEPPFPPIFGAVANALYKSSGKRYYHQPFLKEGVALG